One genomic segment of Ictalurus punctatus breed USDA103 chromosome 4, Coco_2.0, whole genome shotgun sequence includes these proteins:
- the LOC108264051 gene encoding uncharacterized protein LOC108264051 — protein METQNESSSDEHGTTSAALDLNSETRTQEAVCEGVCEGVCEEQQLQREATMSSLIIIQRKAEQRWQRDRDRQILRLQERLSIVQNRKSDEDLLGLRREETFRQLTNTLQQEDEQQQKVLVREKLQQLWRERSYILQSRRERNTAEFKELLTPTTQCPTNSEDVLNTRTHTHINTTHTHLPDIP, from the exons ATG GAGACTCAGAACGAGAGCAGCAGCGATGAACACGGAACAACATCAGCAGCTCTGGACCTCAACTCTGAGACACGCACACAGGAGgcagtgtgtgagggagtgtgtgagggagtgtgtgaggaacAGCAGCTCCAGCGAGAGGCCACCATGAGTAGCCTCATCATCATCCAGAGAAAAGCAGAGCAACGCTGGCAACGAGACCGAGACCGACAAATCCTtaga CTTCAGGAGCGACTATCAATCGTTCAGAACAGGAAGTCAGACGAGGACCTGCTGGGACTGAGACGCGAGGAAACATTCAGACAGCTGACCAACACACTGCagcag gaaGATGAGCAGCAGCAGAAGGTGTTGGTCAGAGAGAAACTGCAGCAGCTGTGGAGAGAGCGTTCTTATATTCTACAGTCCAGAAGagagag GAATACGGCTGAATTTAAGGAACTCCTCACACCTACAACTCAGTGTCCGACGAATTCAGAAGATGTGCtcaacacacgtacacacacacacatcaacaccacacacacacacctacctgaCATTCCCTGA
- the dnaja2b gene encoding dnaJ homolog subfamily A member 2b, which translates to MANVVDTKLYDILGVSPTATENELKKAYRKLAKEYHPDKNPNAGDKFKEISFAYEVLTNPEKKELYDRYGEQGLREGGGGGAGMEDIFSHIFGGGLFGFMGGQSSRNRNGGRRRGEDMVHPLKVSLEDLYNGKTTKLQLSKNVLCSACNGQGGKTGAVQKCTACRGRGMRIMIRQLAPGMVQQMQTVCNDCSGEGEVISERDRCKQCEGRKVCKEVKTLEVHVDKGMRHGQKITFSGEADQSPNTDPGDIILVLQEKEHEEFRREGNNLHMCQTIGLVEALCGFQLTVTHLDGRHLLIKYPAGKVIEPGAMRVVPGEGMPEYRNPFEKGDLYIKFDVRFPDSGWLSTEKLTELEYLLPSRDEDAVITADTEEVDLQEFDVSQGSSGGQRREAYNDSSDEEGGPHGPGVQCAHQ; encoded by the exons GCGTATCGCAAGCTGGCGAAAGAATATCACCCTGATAAGAATCCCAATGCAGGAGACAAG tttaaGGAGATCAGCTTTGCGTACGAGGTGTTGACTAACCCTGAGAAGAAGGAGCTGTATGACCGGTATGGAGAGCAGGGCCTgcgtgaaggaggaggaggaggagccggGATGGAGGACATTTTCTCCCACATTTTCGGTGGAGGTCTGTTTGGGTTCATGGGCGGTCAGAGCAGCAGGAACCGAAACGGGGGACGGCGGAGGGGAGAGGACATGGTGCATCCGCTCAA GGTGTCATTAGAAGATCTTTACAACGGCAAAACCACCAAACTCCAGCTGAGCAAGAACGTCCTGTGTAGCGCCTGCAACGG tcagGGGGGGAAGACGGGCGCGGTGCAGAAGTGTACGGCGTGCAGAGGCAGAGGGATGAGGATCATGATCAGACAGCTGGCTCCTGGTATGGTCCAACAAATGCAGACGGTGTGTAACGACTGCAGTGGCGAAG GTGAGGTGATCAGTGAGAGGGACCGGTGCAAACAGTGCGAGGGCCGTAAGGTGTGTAAGGAGGTGAAGACGCTGGAGGTGCACGTGGATAAGGGAATGAGACACGGGCAGAAGATCACGTTCAGTGGAGAAGCGGATCAGTCTCCCAACACCGATCCTGGAGATATTATACTGGTGCTGCAGGAGAAGGAACACGAG gagttcCGCAGAGAAGGTAATAACCTGCACATGTGCCAGACAATCGGCCTGGTGGAGGCGCTGTGCGGCTTCCAGCTCACTGTCACACACCTTGATGGGCGACACCTCCTCATCAAATACCCTGCTGGAAAGGTCATCgagccag GTGCTATGAGGGTGGTGCCTGGAGAGGGAATGCCGGAGTACAGGAACCCGTTTGAGAAAGGAGATCTCTACATCAAGTTTGACGTTCGGTTCCCGGATAGCGGCTGGCTCAGTACCGAGAAACTAACC gaACTGGAGTATCTGTTACCGTCACGTGACGAGGACGCCGTCATCACGGCTGACACGGAGGAGGTCGACCTACAGGAGTTCGATGTGAGTCAGGGGTCATCTGGAGGTCAACGGCGTGAGGCCTATAACGACAGCTCGGATGAGGAGGGCGGTCCTCACGGGCCAGGGGTGCAGTGCGCCCACCAGTAA